Genomic window (Peromyscus maniculatus bairdii isolate BWxNUB_F1_BW_parent chromosome 10, HU_Pman_BW_mat_3.1, whole genome shotgun sequence):
TTCCTGATGGTGGCAACTTCTGTAGCTGGGGAAGGCATGTATTTCCAAGCTTCTCTTTGGGAAAATTGCTACTCTTACAGACTTGGGCAACTTGAGAAAACACAGCAAGCTGTGTCATTGCTGTAGGAGAAGAGTTTGCAGTTACTGAAGCACAACTATGAACTGTACAACTATGAACAACCATTTGCTTGCTGCGTTTCCTTTTAGAATAAGTTTGTACCACTCTACAGAGTCTTTAAATCACTCTTCTACCGAAATTATTAATTACATATctcacagttttttgtttttgtctttgatttcCAGGCTCAATGACACATGTTGGGGAAGTAACTTCACCTCTTGGCTTtagtttcttatttaaacttccataaaataacaataatatttgCTTCACAAGTGTTGTTTCAAAGATCGACTATGCCAATATTTGTAAAGTTTTTAGAAGAGCATGAAACACATCCTGTGTGCCTTGGGATGGGTATAGGGGTTTACTAagatgctcgtgtgtgtgtgtgtgtgtgtgtgtgtgtgtgtgtgtgtgtgtgtctgtgtctgtgtctgtgtgtgagtgtgtgtggcaACCCAGTAAAAGAGACAGCATGCTTCATGTTTACCTAGGATCTGTTACAAGCTGTTACAAGCATTATGTTTATCAAAGGGTGGAAAAATTACAGACCTGTTCATGTTTATTCCATACACAAAAGTTACAAGATCACATCCTTTGAATGACAATTGTCCTGTtggcaagatatgctagtgcaaaggtggcacaaaacttgtgggagtgaccaaccaacatctgatttgacttacgGGCTACTCTAGGTGATGGAGCCCAAACCCAacattgcttgggtgaccaagaaactgtgagactagatagctcagggACACAGAGTAAAatcatttattattgttatttaaaaaaaaagaagtaacaatAAGTTATCTCTTAAGgacattttgctatactcacagaccagtgccttgctcaggtgtcatcagagaaacttcctcttttctgcagctgatgggaacaaatacagagacccacagccagacattgtgcATAGAGGGCccttggaacacacagccctGAACAGGCTGTCTGCAACACATCCCTCACCTTAGGGCTaagggaaccctgaagaagagcaggcagaaagagtggaagggagaggggaaggccCTCtcaatcaacatgatcaaagctcatatgaactcacagagaccgaggcagcatgcacaggtcctgCACTGATGTGCGCCAGATCATTTGGGCCAATAGTATGCTTTagagtttttatgggattcttgagtgtgtgAGCGAGTGGGTTTCTGCTTCTTGTGCTTTCTTTGGGGGCTCTTttacttctgtttatttttttcaattccaatgtgttagtttttgttttacctttattatattatattatactatattatatgaTTATTctttagaagcctgtttgctttctaatgagatacagagagaaagtgGGTCCTGGTGTGGGGGAAAGTGGGGGAGGAGTAGACAAAGGGAAAACTATAATAAGAATGTAGTATATGAggggaaaatctattttcaacaataGGAAATAATTGTAAATTAAAtcagatagaaagaaaaagacaagctcTTTCACTTAAAGTGGTTGTATTTAAACTTGATGATTGGAACTATTAGAGCTGCCTTGCGAAAATTGCCATCCAGCCTATGGTGTCAATGGCTTTCTGGGAAGTGGAACAGAAAGACGAAAGATCAGTTCTTCATCACTGAACAACAGCTCCTATTCCTGTGGACTCCTGTTTGTGAGGCAACAAATGTGCTATTGTTGTAGCTATTGTCCTCGTTATTTGAGACAtcatctcactgtgtatcccaggccagcctagaactcatgatggagctcaggctgacctttaacCATGTGTTCCACCTCAGcgtccagagtactgggattacaggcaccgcCACACCAGACCTTTACTCTCCTTTAAGACGTTTCAAGTATAGATGTCTTTCCTATGCTCCAGAAACTTCTCTAGTCAGTGCACCATGGGTCTAGACTACTAAACAAATTCTAACTAGAAtttctatacacatatatataattatatgtttgATATGTATTATAAtcacacatattatatatgtgaaatatacatagtatatgtacattttatatttcacatatattatatatgtgacATTTAAAAAGGCAACATAGATATTTAGAGGTGATATCGATTAGATATAGATATGGAAAGAAGAGATGGATAGTATaatggaaaaactaaaaagaaacaataaagatAACTCAAAATGTAAGGAGCAACGAGTCTAAAGAACTTGAATCAAGTATGACATTACGTACACAATCTTAAACAAGGTACTTGACCTCCTTAAGTCTTAGTTTTCTTatctaaaaatgaaacagaatgacCCCAGAATTTTTTAAGGACTAGTAATAATGCattaaataagttaaataataaaagaataaccAATAGttatataaatgtattaaataaaaatattaatgtaaatTAGATAGAAATGTGAGAGAAAAAGGTTAAGAGAGattagaaaaaaatcctgccttTCTGACTTTATAAAAATAACCCATACTGCAACTACAATTAGAAAATAATGTGCCATACTTTTCCAGTTTCAAAGAACTATATCCATAGTTTTGGCAAATTTCCCATTGAACCTCAGAAAACAGTGGTGCTAGGGAGGGGAGCCAAGGACAAACATATGCTCTTATTCATCAGTCAGTCATCGATCTTACAGCCCTCAGATGTTTTCTCACTTCCCTTTCCGGGATACAACTTTTCATCCTCCTTTAACCTTTCCAGTTATTCTTGAGGGGTCTATTGAAAGACATCTGGGGCAGGGATTGTTTAGGGAAGAGGGAATGGTATGGgtaagacagagaggagagagggctggggagaggctaATCTGAATGCATTGATACACGGATTTTATCACCAAACAACCAAGTTGGTTAATAAAAAGATTGTTAATTTTGTACATCCTTCCCAACAAGTAAGATAGTTATTTAtttacactttcttttttttttttttttttttttttttttttttggtttttcgagacagggtttctctgtgtagctttgcgcctttcctggaactcacttggtagtccaggctggcctcgaactcacagcgatccgcctgcctctgcctcccgagtgctgggattaaaggcgtgcgccaccaccgcccggctacacttTCTTTTTATAGACAAAATGAATGTAGAATGATGAAATAATTCAATGATTTATctctctcatcacacacacacacacacacacacacacaaaatccatcTACATGCACCTTCCAGTAAAGTATACATGGCCATTGCTTTCAGAAATCCCTAAACccaatttgttttactttttaagtaAACCTTTCAATGATTATTTTAGTTTAGAAATTTTCAACATTTCTAAGTATGGTGGTcgcatgcctgtaataccagcacttgaaaGAGTGATTCAGGAAGTctatcacaagttcaagatcatcctagACTACATAGAAAGTGCCAACCAAGTTGCAAATAGAGTTCCTGCTTCAATCAATTAATCGATCaaccaatccatccatccatccatccatccatccaccaatcAATCAACTCTACTTTTTAAAGTCTGCCACACTCATCATGGCTTGAGAACCTTCATGTTTCCACCTCCATTAGCACTTGGCGCTGTTTTGGTATCCTTTCTTTGAAGGACTGGAGTGACAGGGGAGGGTATGAAAGGAAAATGGTGAAGACTACTGGGGTAAACATGCTCTCCTTAGTGTGCTGCACCACACCACTCTGCAGCGCACCTTCTCAGTCCTGACCAAACTTTCTGTCTGGTGGTGTTTTCACTCTGAGTACTGGTTATAATCAGGAATTTCTAATACTGATATTGTGGCCTTGATGTGAAAGTTCTGAATTAGGGTCTGCCCTGACGTTTTAAAGGCTCACTGTTGCTCCATCCTTAGGATGCTCTGTGCAGTTACTGAGAATTAGGGGCATTGAATAAACAGTGTGAAGAAAACTTGGTAATATAGCTTTCTGTTagattttgttcttctttcaCGGAAGGAATTACAACATGTTGGGTCTGTGTTTAGGCAATATTGGACAAACTTGTGTCCTTCTGTTTACTTAACAAACATCTGTGAAGCATCATGCTGACTCTTTACAAATGTAGACTCACACCTCAGTCTCTCATCCACACTGGGGTAGGCATGGAGAGGCCTGACAAATTGCAAATGATGTGAGGTGACCTAGTCCAGGCAGAGTTCCATGCTCCATGGTGGGCTGAGGGCTCTGGTTTGTCCTGATTGTTCTGGGTGTGTGGAACACTGTTATGTAGAGGCAAGCCTCTAACACAGGGAATTAATTTCTCATTTCCCCACTCCTGTTATGTCTCTGTGAGAGGTTTAAGCCAACGTGACTCTTAAAACCCCTGTACCCTGAGGCTGAATCTAAGTTTTCTAAAACTTATGGCCAAAAGTGATGCAGGCATTAAGTTGAAAGATCATGAAATAGACATGTCAATATTTCTAGAGAAAGATGGGCCAAACACCCAAGATTTGAAGACTTCGAGAGACTTGAAACAAATGAAACAGGATTTTAGGTGTGATTTGTTTTCTATGTTACCTACACCAGGTTTTTCTGCTCCAAGGACAAAGGCACTACCTGCTAGGTCTGTATGCTGAGTACCTACTGGTTGCTGCATGCTGAGTACCTGCTAGGTGCCACATTCTGAGTACCCACTCCCCACTGTCCATGGGTTCTGCTTTCCAAAGAGACAGATCCCACCCCACTTGCCCCTGAGCTTGGGCAGTGGTCCTGAACACTTCAAAGACCAACTCTGAAGCCCTTGTATTAGGAAAAGCAGATCTCCAGGCACTTTCAATTTCAGAAGTTCTAAGActgcagagggaaggaggaagttatgcagatacacacagaaaaagaggTCCTGTTACAGCCACACACCCCGCCCCTAAAATGAACACGAATTCAACTGTGGATGCTGATCTGTTTCCACCAAGTTGAAAAGATGCTgtaaatgtatttgaaaagatGAAACAATGGAGCAAGGCAAGTGTCCTCTGAGGTTTGCAGTGCTGGCTGAATTTTTGATAGAACCAATTTCAGCTGTATATGAAgtatgcaaaattaaaaaaacatggaaaGGCAAGATACCACAGGATCTTGTGTCTCCATGCAAGCTGCAGTTAATTCACAATAGGCAAGATACAGCAACAGCTAGGTGCCTGTCAACAAATGAGTAGATAAGGAAAACGTGGTGTGTGTACATAGTGGGGCTTTAGTCTGACCTAAAGAATGAAATGATCATTTACTGGaaagtggatggaactggagaacaCGCCAAGGGAAGGCAGCcagtttcagaaagacaaatattgcgtGTTTTCTCCCATATGAGGACCTAGATttctgtatatatgcatataagacATAAAGAGGGGAAATAAGGGACCAGctgggtgcgggggtgggggtagtAATAGAGGAGGGCAGTGAGGGTGGTGAATATGAGggaatatgagtgtgtgtgtgtgtgtgtgtgtgtgtgtgtgtgtgtgtaaatgtcaaaataaaacaaatcactgGGTGTCCAACTAATATTTTGCCTTTGGAACCTCaccttattaaaaaataattaaggacagagacagaaagcatgtATACATAAGACGACCAGGTGGAAACCTCAGTTCTCCCAGCTCTTCCTGAACAGCAAATCCTTCAGCCCCAAACCCTCACaaagttgtttttctcttttggccTCTCGCCACCCAGTGGCGGATTTATTTCTACCTTCAACCTCAGCTCTAAATTCTCTCTTGCTCCAATGCTTTGGTGTCCGTGTGCACAAAGGTCacatcacaggtggtccctccatCTCCGGGAGCACTCGCTGTCGTTTGCAGGGTTTAGGGAGGGCTTGAGGCAGGACTCGAACATCCCAGGCTCCCCAGTGGGCAAGCAGGGCTGAAGGGAGAGGCTAGTAGCACGCGCGTGTCCCCAACACACTCATCCCTCGAGAATAGGGGTGTggctctgtctttttttctgaCACCCAGACCTGAAGCTCCAGGAATTTCCCCAGCCCGGGGTTCGGGCTTTTCCAGCCACCATGAATAAAAGGGGCTCACAGGGGCCTCGAGCCCCATTCGCACCACAGAGTCTCCAGCCAACTCCTGCGCTCCAGACGCCAACCACACTCCTTTCTCAGCGCCATGGCCCCAGCCACCTGTCCACTCCTCTGCTCCGctctgatgctgctgctgctcctggccaCCAGCCGCCAGGCTACAGGTGGGACCCGCGGCTGCCATCCCTGGAGGAGCCTCAGGTGGGCGCAGCCGCCCACAGCCCCGCTGACCCAGTGTCTTTTCCCATAGGGACGGTTGTGGCCAGTGAGCTGCGCTGTCAGTGCCTGAGGACCCAAGAAAGGATCGatttccaggacatccagagcttgAAGGTGACGCCCCCAGGACCCCACTGCACCCAGACGGAAGTCATGTGAGTGTCTCCCCAGGCAACCTCTGCCGCTGCCAAGGTCGCCCAGACCCTCCTGCTGCCCCCATGCTCACCCCAGTGAGACCTCAGGTCTTATAAgggtcctcctttctctctgcagAGCCATTCTTAAGGATGGTCAGGAAGTTTGCCTCAACCCTGAAGCCTCCTTGGTTCAGAGGATCATCCAAAAGATACTAAAGACGTGAGTGATGTTTTGTTTGCACTCTGTGAGCCCCAGAGGAGTCCTGACGTCTGACTCCTGAACATTAACTACACCAGGGAAAGTCACAGAACTACAATCGTGCTTattatttttacaattaaaataatcCTTCTGATAATTAGTCTTTTGTGGTGCCAGAAAGATTTTTCCAGGATCCTTTATCCCCGCCTGCAGCCTATCCCTGTTGTATGAGAGTAGATagtactgctttttaaaaattctcatctCCCCCAGGCTCGCACACCCAGTTTATTCTGAAAAGCGGGTCCGTGGTGTTCGGAAACAGGATTCTAATATTTAGTGAGGAAAAGCAGGAATTTTGCAGTGgctcagaaatatatatatatatttccaccaAATCTTATTATCCATCTATTTCAGGAAAATTTAGCTTGagacttaataaaaatgaaaaataatagtaGTTTGTGAGCTAACTGAGACCTGGTATGACAGACAAACAACAACTGTAGCTTTTTGAGACCCCAGATTCCCACTTCACCTCCATCCTGAAGGAGCGCATCTACTAGGGCTGAGGTGTCTGCTCCACAGCACAGCCACCACAGGCAGAGGCCACTGGGCTCAGGCTGTACTCAGAAAACCCAGGAGAAAGAAGAATTCTGTGCACCTACTAAAGATATCCATTTTCTCATGACAGCGTCAAGTCCAGCTGAGCCAGGAAAGGAGGAAGCCCCTGATCCTGATGAAGGACCTGCCTTctaaagcaaagaggaaaaaattgATCCTTCCAAAGACTGTCGGGATGAGACTTCTGCTTGCTTTGAACAACTCCCGAGagtccatatttatttattttccccaaagtgtatgttgttgatattttatatgtaaaataactAAGGGTATAATTGAACTTGCAAGATGCCATCATGTTTACTGTTTATTTAATATCAAACGTAGGTTTCATCAATCCTCATTCTTAACTTGAAGGTTAAAGGTTTTCAGATTCTCCCAGGGAATTATATTCATATTTGTGAGGCAACCATCCCATGCTGACCATTGTGATGATAGCTGGAGCAGTCAACAGGCAAAGGAGATCATTTAATGTAGGGAGAATATATGTGCACATCTACTTTTGTACCGATAAAAGACTATTAGTTGTTATTTATTGAAATGGCTTTACAGTGTCACGATGAATGATCAACTTTGTGTTGAAGCTCCAAGAATTGTCATGTTCTATATATTCCTTAgatattttaagtgattttttaagTCTCAATGACTATTTAATGCTTCTATGACTTAGAACTCAGAggtttaaatatttattggtatttttacaaagaatttgaaaataaaatatttaaaaaataatccttgttttatttccttggaaGGCTATTGCTAGAGGTTAACCCAGAAACATCATTGTTTCTCAAGttttcttcctgcttctcagGCATTCAGTTGGCTACAACAATAAATCACTGTAACTCATGGCTCTGTTCACTTGCTGGTGGCACTCATTCCCCACCTGAGAATGTATTTTTCCAGTACTGACACCTGGAGACTCCCCACCTTCCCAATTCTAATTCCAaggcatctgataccctcttctggccaccaagggcaccaggcactcacatggcacacaggcatacatgcaggttaAACAGCCATACAAAcgaaatacatctttttttttagagaaaaaaagaagttccTTGCTATTTTGCCACCCAAGTTTGTCTCTTTATGTACATTCTTGTAGCCAACTAAACGACCTAATTCCATTGCTTTTACTaagtaatttttctattttttaactttctttttaaaatttaatttattcattttacatcccgATGTCAGCCTCCCACTATTTTCCtactcccctccactcccctcatccacccctcctctgttcagaaaggggcaggcctctcatgggcatcagcaaagcatggcatatcaagttgccataagacttccccctgtattcaggctgggcaagacaATCCAGCATGCGGAACAGGTTCTCAAAAGCTAGCCAACGCactagggacagcccctgctcccattgccaggagtgccacaaatagaccaagctacacaactgtcacatttatacagagggcctaggtcagtcccatgcaggctccctagttgttggttcatactctgtgagttcccatgagccacgCTAGCCATTTCTATGGGTTTTCCTgtctctgaccccccccccctagCTCCTAcaacccctcttccctctcctcaagTCTTCAACATCCTTGTCAGCAGAACTTCCCATgctcagcccagtgtttggcCATGGGTCTTTGAAtctacctccatcagtcactggatgaaggctctccagTGACAACCGGGGCAGTCAGcaatctgatcacaggggatGGCCAGATAAATCTATGTATCTACTACTGCCGGGAGTGCAAAGTAATTTTTCTAACAACTGTTGACAATTTAATGAAATTGACAGTGAAATGGTGGCAAATTTGGTAATTTTTCCTTTGAGCTCAATTGTCTTACCAGAAGCAGAAAAAGTAAGTAGTCGAGTACTTTGCTTTACAGAAGGGTCCGAGATTTGGGTTCAGCACTCTACCTTATTATGTGTGAAATGACTGCCCATTTCAATGCTCTAATTCTTCATATCAATATATAGATTACTGATATATAGATACATTTGGTTTGACTATATCGGTACTCACTCCTCTTGGTGACAtttttatagaccttgaaagaaggCCTTTGAGTGGCTTGTATACATCAATTCCCAGGATGGAAGCTGCACTCCAGTTTCTAAAGACAAAATtgtgtgaaaaagaaaacatctcagTAGTCTAAAGCTAAACTCCAAATTTGGAAATGGGAGTCttttgtgtgtgcacctgtggagTACATGCTTGGTTCAAACCAGGTTTCAAAGTGTCAGGTTGGCTTTGCAGTCAATTACAATCCTATCATAATCTTAGGCAACTTTCTTGATTTCAATCAGCTTAATTTCCCTTTCTAAATAGTTCAGAAAGAACAAGAATGTGtcttctgaaataaaaaagaGGATAAATGTCAGTGTTCAAAAACTATGATTATTTGCTATTACTCCTCAGCCCAATTCCAAAGATATGTCTCAGTTTCCAATGAAATGGATATGAAAAAATGTAGCTTCCTCATCCAATTTCCCTGAGACTTAGAAACTACCATACTCTCCCTTCAGGAATGCTGAATGATTAAGAACTAGAACACAGGACATGTGAGGTGGTAGTCACTGGTTGAAGgtaacaggaaatgaaaatgatgtAACAGCACAATTTCATGAGTCTGGCTACTGGAAACACCAATGGTGACATGGTTGGGGCTCCTGAGTAAGGCctccaagagagacagagagagaaataaagatggTTGACACTATCCTGTCCTTAGGAGCTCTGCTTTGTGAATGCTCGAGAGGCACCGTCCTGGGACTCCCAGAAGTAACCAAAGAACCACGAGGGATGAGAGAGGTGGACGATCACAACCATACAATATGGCAACCCAGGAAAAGAAATGATGCCATTTCCCTGTCCATACAAAGAGTAAGACAAAGAGCCTGTCTACTAATCATCATTGATATTCACACACTCACCAACTTTTCATGTCTCTGCCCTCCTGGCTGAGGCTCCCTCATCTGAAGGAAGAGCAGACATGGTGGATGGTTTGCTGAACTCACAGACAGGAAAATCTGGGATGCAAGGCCCTCAAAAGCATCCTTGAAcacccccccgccgcccccagGGTGAATGGCAGTTAGTAGATGAAGCCTGCATCCATTCTAGCCTTATGGTGTGTATATTTTGCTGAAGGATATTTGGCTGTTTACCTTTACTCCCGAATGACTTAAATGGAGGTACAATTGTGGGAAACGTTCTACAAGTTTTCCTGATATAAAAACAAGAAGCTTAGCTGCTCACCTTGCTACCTCATCTTTGTGCTGTttactgtctttctttcttctctccctcgaCTTCTGCTTTCTCTCACTGGTTCTTCTTCTTGGGATAGAAATCTTTGTATCAGATTCTGCTTTCAAAGGAAACCATATTTGGATACTTGGGCTTCCCAGAAATTAGACTTCAAGGTAAAGACTTAcgtattgttattttattaatgagtAGACTACCCGAGAACCGGGGATTGGGGTTGGGGAGAGAATGTG
Coding sequences:
- the LOC102914800 gene encoding C-X-C motif chemokine 3-like; translated protein: MAPATCPLLCSALMLLLLLATSRQATGTVVASELRCQCLRTQERIDFQDIQSLKVTPPGPHCTQTEVIAILKDGQEVCLNPEASLVQRIIQKILKTVKSS